The Papaver somniferum cultivar HN1 chromosome 3, ASM357369v1, whole genome shotgun sequence genome includes a region encoding these proteins:
- the LOC113360739 gene encoding uncharacterized protein LOC113360739 has protein sequence MNKDWVHWPRGDLPYQEALKNFIDTVCQRLGNPSEFSCPCVVCKNLTFPLPPQEVHIHLLKRGWDPTYTEWVFHGETIHTSTDVHQEGATRGSYHIDAAVEADAHIDQGHEPVQDEGLENHVEEADTPLYPNCKTHTKLSIIVELYRHKTVNGLSRKSFDELLKTIGSLLPTDHCLPCSTYEVKKLLKSYQLTYQKIHACINDCCLFRKDLKDADECPKCHYSRWKADTSNMDDAEMIDKPQKKIPVKVLRYFPIVPRLRRLFQSAALDEQLIWHATNKSKDGKMRHPTDSLAWKHIDKKYPEFASDPRNLRLGLAADGFNPFGDLSAAHSCWPVMLVVNNLPPQLCMQGDNIILSMLIPGKKKPGNDIDVYLQPLIDDLFELWEKGVQVYDSFTKTDFNLKALLMWTINDFPAYGNLSGCTYKGKVACPLCGENTLSNWLVFSRKTVYLNHRRFLRHNHPLRQKKDWFNGEIERKEKPPVMSGAAALECQNSITNDFGKAEKNEEEIRKNKEQKKKNKGKSSAAASANVGNSKCGKRKRDVVADAAISGANDDETELRVFNKRSIFFDLPYWKDLLLRHNIDVMHTEKNVCESIIGTILNIKSKTKNGLKSRNDLKSMGIRPELHPVEINGKTILPPAPYCLNDKEKAILYNMMRNLKVPYGFSSDLRKHFSKDGFLGVLKAHDYHVLMQQILPVALQGLLPVGPREAIFRLCSYFHEICQRAVDLHRLIELEVEVSETLCMLERYFPPSLFDVMMHLKIHLAREVRLCGPVQYRWMYPFERYMKTFKEYVKNYAQPEACIAECYLGMECVRYFDIRKAQAAEIGVEQRRNENTQNGSTPAARPLSKGVQVRMDSEKLKIAHRYVLFNTPEIDPYMIMHMDELKSPAGRAITSEEQLNSIQSDTFADWFQQKVKMQIEQGMPISHTVEWLSYGPLENCISYKGLLINNTRFITKDVKRVTQNSGVSIESTTLVAGLSETSGFYGVLEEILLLDYNHMFQIPIFKCDWAHTNFGVKVEDGFTLVNLKQHKNQYCNDPFILAEQARQVFYSRESNTSNWYVMVKPPPRGFHELEEYNEKHDTNFQPVDTSTLGFQMDDENESYLREDGEYTIVVPTKKKNKKKKKKKFTS, from the exons ATGAATAAAGATTGGGTTCATTGGCCAAG GGGTGATCTTCCATATCAGGAGGCCTTAAAGAATTTCATAGATACCGTTTGTcagagacttggaaatccttcTGAATTCAGTTGTCCTTGTGTTGTTTGTAAGAATCTCACTTTCCCACTTCCTCCGCAAGAAGTGCATATTCACTTACTGAAACGAGGTTGGGATCCTACATACACTGAGTGGGTTTTTCACGGGGAGACTATACACACTTCTACTGATGTACACCAAGAGGGAGCAACAAGGGGATCATATCATATAGATGCTGCTGTTGAAGCTGATGCACATATCGATCAGGGACATGAACCTGTGCAAGATGAGGGTTTGGAAAACCATGTGGAAGAGGCGGACACACCGTTATATCCTAATTGTAAAACACACACAAAGTTATCCATCATTGTTGAATTGTATAGGCACAAGACAGTAAATGGTTTATCTAGGAAATCTTTTGACGAACTTCTCAAGACAATCGGTTCCTTGTTGCCGACAGATCATTGTCTTCCTTGCTCAACATATGAAGTGAAAAAGCTGCTGAAATCTTATCAATTGACTTACCAGAAAATACATGCTTGTATTAATGATTGTTGTTTGTTTAGAAAAGATTTGAAAGATGCAGACGAGTGTCCTAAATGTCATTATTCTAGGTGGAAGGCAGACACATCTAACATGGACGATGCTGAAATGATAGACAAGCCGCAAAAGAAGATACCGGTGAAGGTGCTTAGGTACTTCCCCATTGTGCCGAGATTGAGAAGATTGTTTCAATCAGCAGCACTGGATGAGCAGTTGATATGGCACGCGACGAACAAGAGTAAGGATGGGAAGATGCGTCATCCAACAGATTCTTTGGCTTGGAAGCACATAGACAAAAAGTATCCCGAGTTTGCTTCAGATCCCCGTAATTTGCGTCTTGGGCTTGCTGCTGATGGATTTAATCCATTTGGTGATCTTTCCGCAGCCCACAGTTGTTGGCCAGTGATGCTCGTGGTTAATAATTTGCCTCCTCAGTTGTGTATGCAAGGTgacaacataattctgagcatgcTGATTCCAGGAAAAAAAAAACCGGGTAATGACATTGATGTATACTTGCAGCCCTTGATTGATGATCTTTTTGAGTTGTGGGAGAAAGGGGTGCAGGTATATGATTCGTTTACTAAAACAGATTTTAACTTGAAGGCGTTATTAATGTGGACAATAAACGATTTCCCTGCATATGGTAATTTATCTGGATGTACGTATAAAGGGAAGGTAGCCTGTCCTCTTTGCGGTGAAAATACACTTTCAAACTGGTTGGTATTTAGTCGTAAAACTGTCTACTTGAATCATAGAAGATTTCTTCGTCATAATCATCCTCTTCGGCAGAAAAAAGATTGGTTTAATGGAGAGATTGAGAGGAAGGAAAAGCCACCTGTTATGTCTGGTGCTGCGGCACTTGAATGTCAGAATAGTATTACAAATGATTTTGGGAAAGCGGAGAAGAACGAGGAGGAGATAAGGAAAAAtaaagagcaaaagaagaagaataagggcAAGAGTAGTGCGGCAGCAAGTGCAAATGTGGGTAATTCTAAATGTGGGAAGCGGAAAAGGGATGTTGTTGCTGATGCGGCTATTTCTGGTGCaaatgatgatgaaactgaactTCGGGTGTTTAACAAACGGTCAATATTCTTCGACTTGCCTTACTGGAAG GATTTATTACTACGGCACAatattgatgttatgcatacagaaAAAAATGTTTGCGAGAGTATTATTGGTACCATATTGAATATAAAGTCCAAAACAAAAAACGGTCTAAAGTCCCGCAATGATCTGAAGAGTATGGGAATAAGACCAGAATTACATCCAGTAGAGATAAATGGAAAAACGATCCTTCCACCAGCACCATACTGTTTAAATGACAAGGAAAAGGCTATATTGTATAATATGATGAGAAATTTAAAGGTTCCATATGGTTTTAGTTCTGATCTTAGAAAGCATTTCTCAAAAGATGGTTTCTTAGGTGTTCTTAAggctcatgattaccatgttcttATGCAACAAATATTACCCGTTGCTTTGCAAGGACTTTTACCTGTAGGGCCAAGGGAGGCAATTTTCAGGTTATGTTCTTATTTTCACGAAATATGCCAAAGGGCAGTTGATCTCCATAGATTAATAGAACTTGAAGTAGAAGTTTCTGAGACTTTGTGTATGTTGGAGAGGTACTTCCCTCCGTCACTTTTTGATGTCATGATGCACTTGAAAATTCACCTAGCTCGAGAAGTGCGATTATGTGGACCTGTACAATATCgttggatgtatccatttgaaag GTATATGAAGACATTCAAAGAATATGTAAAGAATTATGCACAACCTGAAGCTTGTATAGCCGAGTGTTATCTTGGAATGGAGTGTGTTAGGTATTTTGATATTCGTAAGGCCCAAGCAGCTGAAATAGGAGTAGAGCAAAGGCGTAACGAAAACACTCAAAATGGTTCCACACCGGCAGCACGTCCTCTTTCTAAAGGTGTCCAAGTGCGTATGGATAGTGAGAAGTTAAAGATAGCTCACAGATATGTGCTTTTTAACACACCCGAAATTGACCCATATATGAT AATGCATATGGACGAGTTAAAATCTCCTGCTGGGAGGGCAATTACTAGTGAAGAACAACTCAATTCCATACAGTCTGACACATTTGCAGATTggtttcaacaaaag GTTAAGATGCAAATTGAACAAGGGATGCCAATATCACACACGGTAGAATGGTTGTCATATGGGCCGTTGGAAAACTGCATATCATATAAAGGCTTGCTTATCAATAACACTAGGTTTATTACGAAGGATGTTAAGAGAGTCACACAAAACAGTGGAGTTTCAATTGAATCAACAACCTTAGTTGCAGGATTGTCAGAAACTAGTGGGTTCTACGGtgttttagaagaaattctattgttGGACTACAATCATATGTTTCAAATTCCAATATTCAAATGTGATTGGGCTCACACCAATTTTGGTGTGAAGGTAGAAGATGGATTTACATTAGTCAATTTAAAGCAGCATAAGAACCAATACTGTAACGATCCATTCATTTTAGCAGAGCAAGCGCGACAAGTTTTCTATTCTCGAGAGTCAAATACATCTAACTGGTATGTGATGGTGAAACCACCGCCCAGGGGTTTCCATGAATTAGAGGAATACAATGAAAAGCATG